Proteins encoded by one window of Moorella humiferrea:
- a CDS encoding 8-oxoguanine deaminase, which translates to MALLIKNAEWIITLDGEGRRYRQADLLIEGPAIKAIGRNLPVDEGTETIDARGKVVLPGLINTHHHLYQTLTRNIPATQDIPLFPWLVTLYELWRELTPEAVRLGALVGLGELLKTGCTCSSDHHYVFPRGQGNELIDIEIQAARELGIRFHATRGSMSLGKSQGGLPPDEVVQTEDEILADSERLIRQYHEAGHFAMCRIALAPCSPFSVTPELMRDSAALARRYGVMLHTHLAETLDEERFCKEKFGRRPVEYMADLGWLGPDVWFAHAIHLNDAEVALLGETKSGVAHCPASNMKLASGVCRVKDLLAAGARVGLAVDGSASNDSSNMWNEMRIAYLLQKLAYGNNGLTAEEVLRLATVGSAEVLGRDDIGFLAPGMAADLIIINFEDLGFAGGQHDPVAAIITCGDSQLVDTTIVNGEVVVREGRLVKVDETEIVRQANRISGEMLARAGRRTGIDYYTYSKR; encoded by the coding sequence TTGGCTCTGCTGATTAAAAACGCCGAATGGATAATCACCCTTGATGGGGAGGGCCGTCGCTACCGGCAGGCCGATCTTTTAATAGAAGGCCCGGCGATCAAGGCCATCGGCCGCAACTTGCCCGTCGACGAAGGTACGGAAACTATCGATGCCCGGGGCAAAGTCGTCCTCCCCGGCCTGATTAACACCCATCATCACTTATACCAGACCCTGACCCGCAATATCCCGGCAACCCAGGATATACCCCTGTTCCCCTGGTTGGTGACCCTTTACGAACTCTGGCGCGAGCTGACGCCCGAAGCGGTTCGCCTGGGAGCCCTGGTGGGCTTGGGGGAATTGCTGAAAACAGGCTGTACCTGCTCCAGCGACCATCACTACGTCTTTCCCCGCGGGCAGGGGAATGAACTTATTGATATTGAGATCCAGGCGGCCCGGGAACTGGGGATCCGCTTCCATGCCACCCGGGGCAGCATGTCCCTGGGCAAAAGTCAGGGTGGCCTACCACCGGATGAAGTGGTGCAAACAGAAGACGAGATATTAGCTGATAGCGAGCGCCTGATCCGGCAGTACCATGAGGCTGGTCACTTCGCCATGTGCCGTATTGCCCTGGCTCCCTGTTCACCTTTTTCTGTAACTCCCGAACTGATGCGAGATAGTGCCGCCCTGGCGCGCCGGTACGGTGTCATGCTCCATACCCACCTGGCCGAAACCCTGGATGAAGAACGCTTCTGTAAAGAAAAATTTGGCCGACGACCGGTGGAGTACATGGCCGATCTGGGCTGGCTGGGGCCCGACGTATGGTTTGCCCATGCCATACATTTAAACGACGCCGAGGTGGCCCTGCTGGGCGAGACGAAAAGCGGGGTGGCCCATTGCCCGGCTTCCAATATGAAACTGGCTTCCGGCGTCTGCCGGGTGAAGGACCTGCTGGCTGCCGGGGCCCGGGTGGGGCTGGCCGTGGATGGCAGTGCCAGTAATGACTCCTCTAATATGTGGAACGAAATGCGTATTGCCTATCTCTTACAAAAACTGGCTTACGGTAATAACGGCCTGACAGCAGAAGAAGTTTTGCGTCTGGCAACTGTCGGCAGCGCTGAAGTTTTGGGCCGCGATGACATCGGCTTCCTGGCGCCGGGAATGGCGGCGGACCTGATTATAATTAACTTTGAGGACCTGGGGTTTGCCGGGGGGCAGCATGATCCGGTAGCGGCTATTATTACCTGCGGTGATAGCCAGTTGGTGGATACGACCATTGTTAACGGTGAGGTCGTCGTTCGGGAAGGGCGGCTGGTGAAGGTTGATGAAACTGAAATCGTTCGCCAGGCCAACCGGATATCAGGTGAAATGCTGGCCCGGGCCGGAAGGCGTACAGGAATTGATTATTATACTTATTCCAAAAGGTAA
- the safA gene encoding SafA/ExsA family spore coat assembly protein codes for MSDESRIAEATVSEATAQHMVPPCPHGFHYTVKSGDTMYLIARHFGISLDELIAANPQVRDPNLIYPGQVLCIPKRMPVPCPGGFHYTVQPGDSMYSIAQKFNVSLDALIAANPQVKDPNLIYPGEVLCIPGRPGDHCPHGFIYIVKPGDTLSGIARMFGTTVDQILAANPQITDPNLIFPGQRICIPIMPHVMPRRHCFMMHPTHHCPGAMGMGIIDIEKRELLVVARGIPDPRHFGMEHVVLMVRYREMEEFRVVEMMPMAHDMMMWHHMMDSDMDKDPVLLIGAARRFPFVFGPLFLGVVVPFII; via the coding sequence ATGAGCGACGAAAGCAGGATAGCTGAGGCAACTGTAAGCGAGGCGACAGCCCAGCACATGGTGCCCCCATGTCCCCACGGCTTCCATTACACCGTCAAAAGCGGTGACACCATGTATTTGATTGCCCGCCATTTCGGTATATCCCTTGATGAACTTATAGCCGCCAACCCCCAGGTAAGGGATCCCAATCTCATTTATCCCGGCCAGGTATTGTGCATCCCTAAAAGAATGCCCGTACCCTGTCCCGGCGGTTTCCATTATACCGTCCAACCGGGCGATTCCATGTATTCCATCGCCCAGAAATTCAATGTCAGCCTGGATGCTTTGATAGCCGCCAACCCCCAGGTAAAGGACCCCAATCTCATTTACCCCGGCGAGGTGCTCTGCATACCGGGTAGACCTGGGGATCACTGCCCCCACGGCTTCATCTATATCGTCAAACCCGGCGATACTTTAAGCGGCATTGCCCGCATGTTCGGTACTACAGTGGATCAGATCCTGGCGGCCAACCCGCAAATTACAGATCCTAATTTGATCTTTCCCGGCCAGCGTATTTGCATTCCCATCATGCCTCACGTAATGCCCCGGCGCCACTGCTTTATGATGCATCCCACCCACCATTGTCCTGGTGCCATGGGCATGGGTATCATTGATATAGAAAAGCGGGAGTTGCTGGTTGTTGCCCGGGGGATTCCTGATCCCAGGCATTTCGGTATGGAGCATGTAGTTTTAATGGTTCGCTACCGGGAGATGGAGGAATTCAGGGTAGTTGAGATGATGCCTATGGCCCATGATATGATGATGTGGCATCATATGATGGATTCCGATATGGATAAAGACCCTGTTTTGTTAATTGGCGCTGCCCGCAGGTTCCCCTTCGTCTTTGGTCCTTTATTCCTGGGTGTGGTTGTGCCATTTATTATCTAA
- a CDS encoding M55 family metallopeptidase, translating into MRVYISADMEGVAGITIWEQVEAMGGEEYHRSRKLMTAEINAAIRGALEAGATGITVNDAHGRMHNILPEDLHPGAQLISGAPKKLGMMEGIEKGFAAACFIGYHARSGSGGVLAHTISDIVHSLEVNGREMGELGLNALLAGYFGVPVVLVSGDQFLADEAKNLLAGVEIIIVKEALNYHAARSLPPRLAREKIRQGLIKALNKRSFHPLAAPAPATVTIKFNDPARAAAAAILPRSQRRDAVTVIYTGADFLEAYQAIRCLVALAKNS; encoded by the coding sequence ATGCGGGTTTACATATCCGCCGATATGGAAGGCGTTGCCGGGATAACTATCTGGGAACAGGTAGAAGCTATGGGTGGGGAGGAGTACCATCGATCCCGGAAACTAATGACGGCTGAAATTAATGCCGCCATACGCGGCGCCCTTGAAGCCGGGGCTACCGGCATAACCGTCAATGACGCCCACGGCAGGATGCACAACATCCTCCCGGAAGACCTGCACCCCGGGGCACAGCTTATCAGCGGCGCACCGAAAAAGCTGGGCATGATGGAGGGGATAGAAAAGGGTTTTGCGGCCGCCTGCTTCATTGGTTATCATGCCCGTTCCGGCAGCGGCGGCGTTCTGGCGCACACCATCAGCGATATAGTTCACAGTCTGGAGGTTAACGGCAGGGAGATGGGTGAATTAGGCCTCAATGCCCTGCTGGCCGGTTATTTTGGCGTTCCGGTAGTTCTCGTGAGCGGCGATCAGTTTCTTGCCGATGAAGCCAAAAACCTGCTGGCCGGGGTAGAAATCATTATCGTTAAGGAAGCCCTCAATTATCATGCCGCCCGTTCCCTCCCTCCACGATTGGCCAGGGAAAAAATCCGCCAGGGACTGATCAAGGCCCTCAACAAAAGGAGCTTTCATCCCCTTGCGGCACCGGCCCCGGCAACAGTAACGATCAAATTTAATGACCCGGCCCGAGCGGCGGCGGCGGCAATATTACCCCGCAGCCAGCGTCGCGATGCCGTTACCGTAATTTACACCGGCGCCGATTTCCTGGAAGCCTACCAGGCGATAAGATGCCTCGTCGCCCTGGCAAAGAACTCCTGA
- a CDS encoding heavy-metal-associated domain-containing protein: MSWYSQRAVEILGGQFRQISHYGYPTEPRQVTVTLIVSDMRTGEDAKKISSALSSLPGVAGVNVILERRWVVITYYLPQISLEIIGEQITKLGYHYIHKS; the protein is encoded by the coding sequence ATGAGCTGGTACAGCCAACGGGCTGTTGAAATCCTGGGCGGGCAATTCCGGCAAATTTCACATTATGGTTATCCTACTGAACCCAGGCAGGTAACCGTCACCCTGATCGTCAGCGACATGCGTACAGGGGAAGATGCCAAGAAAATCAGCAGTGCCCTGAGCAGCCTCCCCGGGGTAGCCGGTGTCAATGTAATCTTAGAACGACGCTGGGTGGTGATCACCTATTATTTGCCCCAGATAAGCCTGGAAATCATTGGCGAGCAGATCACAAAACTAGGTTACCATTACATTCATAAATCATGA